The proteins below come from a single Oerskovia jenensis genomic window:
- a CDS encoding S1 family peptidase, translating into MARSLWKTLATACAATALVAGPAALTANAAPPTPDTPTVSPQTSPKVAPEVLRALQRDLGLSAKDATKRLAFQSDAASTEDSLAESLDAYAGAWVDPAKNTLYVGVADGTETQEVRAAGATPVVVDHTLAELDTWKAALDGELTDPAAVPSWYVDVTTNQVVVNVHDDGRALAEQAAADAGVPADAITYVTTTEDPRPLIDVVGGNAYTMGSGGRCSVGFAVNGGFVTAGHCGTVGTRTSGPGGTFRGSSFPGNDYAWVQVDAGNTPVGAVNNYSGGRVAVAGSTAAPVGSSVCRSGSTTGWRCGTIAAYNSSVTYPQGTVSGLIRTNVCAEPGDSGGSLLAGNQAQGLTSGGSGNCSSGGTTYFQPVNEALSAYGLTLVTSGGGGNEPPPAGCPGYARTYQGSVSAGATVAQPNGSYVTVQNSGVHRVCLSGPAGTDLDLYLQKWNGSAWANVAQSTSSGAAEALTYTGTAGYYRYAVNAYAGSGAYTLGATTP; encoded by the coding sequence ATGGCACGATCACTCTGGAAGACGCTCGCCACGGCGTGCGCCGCGACGGCACTCGTGGCCGGACCTGCGGCGCTCACCGCGAACGCGGCGCCGCCCACCCCCGACACCCCGACCGTTTCTCCCCAGACCTCCCCGAAGGTCGCGCCCGAGGTGCTGCGCGCCCTCCAGCGCGACCTGGGGCTGAGCGCCAAGGACGCGACGAAGCGTCTGGCGTTCCAGTCCGACGCGGCGAGCACCGAGGACTCTCTCGCCGAGAGCCTGGACGCCTACGCGGGCGCCTGGGTCGACCCCGCGAAGAACACCCTGTACGTGGGCGTCGCCGACGGTACCGAGACCCAGGAGGTCCGTGCGGCAGGCGCGACGCCCGTGGTCGTCGACCACACGCTCGCCGAGCTCGACACGTGGAAGGCGGCGCTCGACGGCGAGCTCACCGACCCGGCCGCGGTCCCGAGCTGGTACGTCGACGTCACGACCAACCAGGTCGTCGTCAACGTGCACGACGACGGCCGCGCCCTCGCCGAACAAGCGGCCGCGGACGCAGGCGTGCCCGCCGACGCCATCACCTACGTGACCACGACCGAGGATCCCCGTCCGCTGATCGACGTGGTGGGCGGCAACGCGTACACCATGGGCTCAGGTGGCCGCTGCTCGGTGGGCTTCGCGGTGAACGGCGGCTTCGTCACCGCAGGCCACTGCGGGACGGTGGGCACCCGCACCTCGGGGCCGGGCGGCACGTTCCGCGGGTCGAGCTTCCCCGGCAACGACTACGCCTGGGTGCAGGTCGACGCGGGGAACACCCCGGTCGGGGCCGTCAACAACTACAGCGGTGGACGCGTCGCGGTCGCGGGCTCGACGGCCGCACCCGTGGGTTCCTCGGTCTGCCGGTCCGGTTCCACGACGGGCTGGCGCTGCGGCACGATCGCGGCCTACAACAGCTCGGTGACGTACCCGCAGGGGACCGTCTCGGGGCTCATCCGCACCAACGTGTGCGCCGAGCCGGGCGACTCGGGCGGCTCGCTCCTCGCGGGCAACCAGGCACAGGGCCTGACGTCGGGCGGGTCGGGCAACTGCTCGTCGGGCGGCACGACGTACTTCCAGCCCGTCAACGAGGCGCTCTCGGCCTACGGCCTCACGCTCGTGACCTCGGGCGGAGGGGGCAACGAGCCGCCGCCGGCCGGGTGCCCGGGCTATGCGCGGACCTACCAGGGCAGCGTCTCGGCCGGAGCCACGGTCGCCCAGCCGAACGGCTCGTACGTCACGGTCCAGAACAGCGGGGTGCACCGCGTGTGCCTGAGCGGTCCGGCCGGCACGGACCTCGACCTGTACCTGCAGAAGTGGAACGGTTCCGCGTGGGCGAACGTCGCGCAGTCGACGTCCTCCGGCGCCGCGGAGGCGCTCACGTACACCGGCACCGCCGGGTACTACCGGTACGCGGTGAACGCGTACGCGGGCTCCGGCGCGTACACGCTGGGAGCGACGACGCCGTAG
- a CDS encoding LysR family transcriptional regulator yields MDLELRHLRLIVAVADQGSVTRAAAALGIAQPALTAQLNRIDRALGGQVFTRDQRGAHPTALGELVLGRARMVLPAMTSLLDDVQQHVNRDEDGPGTLRVGTVASALAGRFVHRLVTALPDVRLTTATSWSVDDTAQQLAAGTLDVALVGLCSDATPPTTGGVAWWRVDVDPVFVLVPAGHRHADRPSVALGELADEVWLSGPGEGCFERCFAQACARAGFTPSGLSEADRPTVIDLVQAGHAVALVQPTFPDTPGTQVVPLDGAPLRWAHYVGWRSGSAHLPVEVLVDAAVRSHHDAASRSPRYLCWLDAYGETLT; encoded by the coding sequence ATGGACCTCGAGCTCCGTCACCTGCGGCTGATCGTGGCCGTCGCGGACCAGGGGAGTGTGACGCGGGCCGCGGCGGCCCTCGGGATCGCGCAGCCCGCGCTGACCGCGCAGCTCAACCGCATCGACCGTGCGCTCGGCGGACAGGTCTTCACCCGGGACCAGCGCGGTGCCCACCCCACGGCCCTCGGTGAGCTCGTCCTGGGCCGCGCCCGCATGGTGCTGCCCGCCATGACCTCGCTGCTCGACGACGTCCAGCAGCACGTCAACCGGGACGAGGACGGCCCGGGGACGCTGCGGGTCGGGACCGTGGCGAGCGCCCTCGCGGGCCGCTTCGTGCACCGGCTCGTCACGGCCCTGCCCGACGTCCGGCTCACGACCGCGACGAGCTGGTCCGTGGACGACACCGCGCAGCAGCTCGCGGCAGGCACGCTCGACGTCGCGCTCGTGGGCCTGTGCTCGGACGCGACCCCGCCCACGACGGGAGGGGTCGCGTGGTGGCGTGTCGACGTCGACCCCGTGTTCGTGCTCGTCCCCGCAGGGCACCGGCACGCAGACCGTCCGTCGGTCGCCCTGGGCGAGCTCGCCGACGAGGTGTGGCTCAGCGGGCCCGGGGAGGGGTGCTTCGAGCGCTGCTTCGCGCAGGCGTGCGCGCGGGCGGGCTTCACGCCGTCGGGCCTGAGCGAGGCCGACCGCCCGACCGTGATCGACCTCGTCCAGGCCGGGCACGCGGTCGCCCTGGTCCAGCCGACGTTCCCCGACACCCCGGGCACGCAGGTCGTGCCGCTCGACGGTGCGCCCCTGCGCTGGGCGCACTACGTGGGCTGGCGCAGCGGCTCGGCGCACCTGCCCGTCGAGGTGCTCGTCGACGCCGCCGTCCGCTCCCACCACGACGCCGCGAGCCGCAGCCCGCGCTACCTGTGCTGGCTCGACGCCTACGGGGAGACCCTCACATAA
- a CDS encoding DUF2867 domain-containing protein codes for MTAAPVKPHFSSLAFEDVPQPDHADVVVVPLPARATTDPATWARAIFDVRSTPLWVRVALGLRQVLVPLIGVRPADRDVFDVSRVEGEEALIVADDTHLDFRCAVGVDGAARLVRVTTVVRLHGWRGRAYFVPVRLAHGPVLRAMLRGAARRLG; via the coding sequence ATGACCGCAGCACCCGTGAAGCCGCACTTCTCCTCGCTCGCGTTCGAGGACGTCCCGCAGCCCGACCACGCGGACGTCGTCGTCGTCCCCCTGCCGGCCCGTGCGACGACCGACCCGGCGACCTGGGCCCGCGCGATCTTCGACGTCCGCTCGACGCCCCTGTGGGTACGCGTCGCGCTGGGGCTCCGACAGGTCCTCGTCCCGCTCATCGGGGTGCGCCCCGCGGACCGGGACGTCTTCGACGTCTCGCGCGTCGAGGGAGAGGAGGCGCTCATCGTCGCGGACGACACGCACCTGGACTTCCGCTGCGCGGTAGGGGTCGACGGCGCCGCTCGCCTCGTGCGCGTCACGACCGTCGTGCGCCTGCACGGCTGGAGGGGGCGCGCCTACTTCGTCCCGGTGCGCCTGGCTCACGGACCCGTGCTCAGGGCGATGCTCCGCGGGGCCGCCCGCCGCCTCGGCTGA
- a CDS encoding TetR/AcrR family transcriptional regulator, whose translation MPPTTRLDAAAWVDAAYDAFTTAGLDAVKVEPVARALGATKGSFYWHFADRQALVDAVLARWEAETARIVEEVEATPGSPADQLAALFTAVTRRRSPRTGEQLLYAQTDLPGVAEAMSRVTARRLDVVTRLLRSAGFTPAEARARATIALATVVGAEHLTLATPELAPTGDDARTVRELSLAMILGRD comes from the coding sequence ATGCCGCCGACCACCCGCCTCGACGCCGCCGCCTGGGTCGACGCCGCCTACGACGCGTTCACGACCGCCGGGCTCGACGCCGTCAAGGTCGAGCCCGTCGCGCGCGCGCTCGGCGCGACCAAGGGGTCGTTCTACTGGCACTTCGCCGACCGGCAGGCCCTCGTCGACGCCGTCCTCGCCCGCTGGGAGGCCGAGACCGCGCGGATCGTCGAGGAGGTCGAGGCCACGCCCGGCAGTCCCGCGGACCAGCTCGCCGCGCTCTTCACGGCGGTCACGCGCCGCCGCTCGCCCCGGACGGGCGAGCAGCTCCTCTACGCGCAGACCGACCTCCCGGGCGTCGCCGAGGCCATGTCCCGCGTCACGGCCCGACGGCTCGACGTCGTCACGCGCCTCCTGCGGTCGGCGGGTTTCACGCCCGCCGAGGCCCGGGCGCGCGCGACCATCGCGCTCGCGACCGTCGTGGGAGCCGAGCACCTGACGCTCGCGACCCCGGAGCTGGCGCCCACCGGGGACGACGCCCGCACCGTGCGCGAGCTGAGCCTCGCGATGATCCTCGGGCGGGACTGA
- a CDS encoding VOC family protein — protein MTSRIQHTTFDARDAHAQSVWWRGVLGYVEDPDDPNLPGHEECMIFPPAGADAPAESRGRLLFIEVPEGKEIKNRLHLDLRPTDGTREQEVERLVGLGATRLADHRRPDGSGWITLADPEGNEFCILRSDAEVAAQGG, from the coding sequence ATGACCTCTCGCATCCAGCACACGACGTTCGACGCCCGCGACGCCCACGCGCAGTCGGTCTGGTGGCGCGGGGTCCTCGGCTACGTCGAGGACCCCGACGACCCGAACCTGCCCGGCCACGAGGAGTGCATGATCTTCCCGCCCGCGGGCGCCGACGCCCCCGCCGAGTCCCGCGGGCGCCTGCTGTTCATCGAGGTCCCGGAGGGCAAGGAGATCAAGAACCGGCTCCACCTGGACCTGCGGCCCACCGACGGGACGCGCGAGCAGGAGGTCGAACGGCTCGTCGGCCTGGGGGCGACCAGGCTCGCCGACCACAGACGCCCCGACGGCTCCGGGTGGATCACGCTCGCGGACCCCGAGGGCAACGAGTTCTGCATCCTGCGCAGCGACGCCGAGGTCGCGGCCCAGGGCGGCTGA
- a CDS encoding DUF7059 domain-containing protein, whose product MSLGEPTIDPRLLPLLRDDLAAASYTVDGVEDFLGPLAAAALHREQAVPALRVARAALGDATGATSSGRKDPRAVLAALFLLGLEVRRADLDAALPRVGADGAARLGLVAAAGNGPDDGVRALADLRPYAAADAAGPVTWWLASDLGELATGRRLAGDHVLGAGGASITLAQVTMRTPVGRVLDLGTGCGIQALHASRHAQSVVGTDISRRALRFAEFNAALDGVSLDLREGSMLDPVAGEQFDLVVSNPPFVITPRGASGATSALPEYEYRDGGRAGDDLVRDLILGVGDVLAPGGVAQMLGNWEHRRGEPWTERVGAWLEEAGLDGWIIQREVLDPAEYAETWIRDGGTTPEREPGAWAASYEAWLDDFATRDVEAVGFGIVTLRKPAAGHGVSLRRLEEHTGSVRQPLGGHLAASLAAHDWLEARDDAALASSRLSVAPDVTEERYLTPGAEDPNVVIVRQGDGLGRGIQASTGLAALVGASDGELTVGQLIGAIASLFEVPAGDLAGELLPAVRGLVRDGFLLP is encoded by the coding sequence ATGTCCCTCGGTGAACCCACGATCGACCCACGCCTCCTGCCGCTGCTGCGCGACGACCTCGCGGCCGCCTCCTACACGGTCGACGGGGTCGAGGACTTCCTCGGTCCGCTCGCTGCCGCGGCCCTGCACCGCGAGCAGGCCGTCCCCGCCCTGCGTGTCGCCCGGGCCGCGCTCGGCGACGCGACGGGTGCGACGTCGTCGGGCCGCAAGGACCCTCGTGCGGTGCTCGCCGCGCTGTTCCTGCTGGGCCTCGAGGTCCGCCGCGCGGACCTCGACGCCGCCCTGCCGCGCGTCGGGGCAGACGGCGCCGCTCGCCTCGGGCTCGTGGCCGCGGCGGGCAACGGGCCCGACGACGGCGTCCGCGCCCTGGCGGACCTGCGCCCCTACGCCGCGGCCGACGCGGCCGGTCCGGTCACGTGGTGGCTGGCCTCGGACCTGGGCGAGCTCGCGACCGGGCGACGTCTCGCGGGCGACCACGTCCTCGGCGCGGGCGGCGCCTCGATCACGCTCGCGCAGGTCACGATGCGCACGCCCGTGGGCCGGGTGCTCGACCTCGGGACCGGCTGCGGTATCCAGGCGCTGCACGCCTCGCGGCACGCGCAGTCGGTCGTCGGGACCGACATCTCCCGGCGTGCGCTGCGGTTCGCCGAGTTCAACGCGGCCCTCGACGGCGTGAGCCTGGACCTGCGCGAAGGGTCGATGCTGGACCCTGTCGCGGGCGAGCAGTTCGACCTCGTGGTCTCCAACCCGCCGTTCGTCATCACGCCGCGCGGGGCCTCGGGAGCGACCAGCGCCCTTCCCGAGTACGAGTACCGCGACGGCGGCCGTGCGGGCGACGACCTGGTGCGCGACCTGATCCTGGGCGTCGGGGACGTGCTCGCACCGGGCGGTGTCGCGCAGATGCTCGGCAACTGGGAGCACCGGCGGGGCGAGCCCTGGACCGAGCGCGTCGGGGCCTGGCTCGAGGAGGCCGGGCTCGACGGTTGGATCATCCAGCGCGAGGTCCTCGACCCGGCCGAGTACGCCGAGACGTGGATCCGCGACGGCGGCACGACCCCCGAGCGCGAGCCCGGGGCCTGGGCCGCGTCGTACGAGGCGTGGCTCGACGACTTCGCGACGCGCGACGTCGAGGCCGTGGGGTTCGGGATCGTGACGCTCCGCAAGCCCGCCGCGGGCCACGGCGTGAGCCTGCGCCGCCTCGAGGAGCACACGGGGTCGGTGCGCCAGCCGCTCGGCGGGCACCTCGCGGCCTCGCTCGCGGCCCACGACTGGCTCGAGGCGCGCGACGACGCCGCGCTCGCGTCGTCGCGGCTGTCCGTGGCGCCCGACGTGACCGAGGAGCGCTACCTGACGCCCGGCGCCGAGGACCCGAACGTCGTGATCGTCCGGCAGGGCGACGGCCTGGGCCGCGGGATCCAGGCGTCGACCGGGCTGGCGGCGCTCGTGGGGGCGAGCGACGGCGAGCTGACCGTGGGGCAGCTCATCGGGGCGATCGCGTCGCTGTTCGAGGTCCCGGCCGGCGACCTCGCGGGCGAGCTGCTCCCGGCGGTGCGCGGCCTGGTGCGGGACGGCTTCCTGCTCCCGTGA
- a CDS encoding TetR/AcrR family transcriptional regulator, with amino-acid sequence MSATQRETVDPSHDTGPEGAPLLVRPDTPLAGPPDLAAGARRRSTDARIPVQARSSDRQRAMVEAAARLLLAEGFPAVTHRRVARAAGVPQGSASYYFPSSSSLVTAAVEAAEELRGTAATEKAAGLARRDRSTASTARLLIETFYAPSVDDQVVDVRLDPVLTAMRDPALRPILRASRPRLLAALRTVLEASGYDHVTDVDLLGHFIDAALLSAAADGTEDVLDKATGTTARLLEHWR; translated from the coding sequence GTGAGCGCGACGCAGCGAGAGACGGTCGACCCCTCCCACGACACCGGGCCGGAGGGTGCACCCCTCCTCGTGCGCCCCGACACTCCCCTCGCCGGCCCCCCGGACCTCGCTGCGGGCGCCCGCCGCCGGAGCACCGACGCGCGCATCCCCGTCCAGGCCCGCAGCAGCGATCGCCAGCGCGCCATGGTCGAGGCCGCCGCGCGGCTCCTGCTCGCCGAAGGGTTCCCCGCAGTGACCCACCGACGGGTCGCCCGGGCGGCGGGCGTGCCGCAGGGCTCCGCCTCGTACTACTTCCCGTCGAGCTCCTCGCTCGTCACAGCCGCCGTCGAGGCCGCCGAGGAGCTGCGCGGCACGGCCGCGACCGAGAAGGCCGCAGGCCTGGCGCGACGCGACCGCTCGACCGCGAGCACGGCTCGGCTGCTCATCGAGACGTTCTACGCACCCTCGGTCGACGACCAGGTCGTCGACGTCCGGCTCGACCCCGTGCTCACCGCGATGCGCGACCCCGCGCTGCGCCCCATCCTGCGCGCGTCCCGCCCCCGGCTGCTCGCGGCCCTGCGGACCGTGCTCGAGGCGAGCGGGTACGACCACGTCACCGACGTCGACCTCCTGGGCCACTTTATCGACGCAGCACTCCTGTCCGCGGCGGCCGACGGGACCGAGGACGTCCTCGACAAGGCGACGGGGACGACGGCGCGGCTGCTCGAGCACTGGCGCTGA
- a CDS encoding sodium-translocating pyrophosphatase, whose amino-acid sequence MLTLSSTSLTIVAVIGAIGLAALVFAFVLRRQVLAAPEGTAKMQDIAQAIQEGASAYLNRQFRTLALFAVIVFGLLFLLPGDAGIKVGRSVAFLVGAGFSACIGYLGMWLAVRANVRVASAATRPGGRAEGARVAFRTGGVVGMSVVGLGLLGAAGVVLLYRGDAPAVLEGFGFGAALLAMFMRVGGGIFTKAADVGADLVGKVEQGIPEDDPRNAATIADNVGDNVGDCAGMAADLFESYAVMLVAALILGKAAMGEQGLVFPLIVTAIGAFVAVLGVFITRIRGEENGLRAIYRGFYLSALLGAVLAGVAAFAYLPSSFSELSGTADLGDVTSDPRVVAALAVLIGVVLAGIILWVTGYFTGTTSKPTLHVAATSRTGAATVVLSGIGVGFESAVYTAGIIAAAICGVFLIAGGSVWLSLFLIALAGCGLLTTVGVIVAMDTFGPVSDNAQGIYEMSVGEAGDGDPEAAQILTDLDAVGNTTKAITKGIAIATAVLAATALFGSYADAVGGALADITNPAGGLVVSMLDYSIISPITLVGVILGAATVFLFSGLAIDAVTRAAGAIVYEVRRQFREHPGIMTYDERPEYGKVVDICTRDSLRELATPGLLAAFAPIAVGFGLGVGPLAGFLAGAIGAGVLMAVFLANSGGAWDNAKKIVEDGAYGGKGSPAHEATVVGDTVGDPFKDTAGPAINPLLKVMNLVAVLIAPAVVALSVPADANHALRIGIAVVAAGIAFGAVILSRLRAARVDREQMSEEPQAVRAG is encoded by the coding sequence ATGCTCACGCTCAGCTCCACCAGTCTCACGATCGTCGCGGTGATCGGGGCCATAGGTCTCGCCGCGCTCGTCTTCGCGTTCGTCCTCAGACGCCAGGTCCTGGCCGCTCCCGAGGGCACCGCGAAGATGCAGGACATCGCCCAGGCCATCCAGGAGGGGGCCTCGGCCTACCTCAACCGGCAGTTCCGGACCCTGGCGCTGTTCGCGGTGATCGTCTTCGGACTACTGTTCCTGCTCCCCGGCGACGCCGGGATCAAGGTGGGACGGTCGGTCGCGTTCCTCGTCGGTGCCGGGTTCTCCGCGTGCATCGGCTACCTGGGGATGTGGCTCGCGGTGCGCGCGAACGTGCGCGTCGCGTCGGCCGCGACCAGACCCGGGGGGCGGGCCGAGGGCGCGCGCGTCGCGTTCCGCACCGGAGGCGTGGTGGGGATGTCCGTCGTGGGTTTAGGTCTGCTCGGTGCGGCCGGCGTGGTGCTGCTGTACCGAGGAGACGCTCCGGCGGTGCTCGAGGGGTTCGGGTTCGGGGCTGCACTGCTCGCGATGTTCATGCGCGTGGGCGGCGGGATCTTCACCAAGGCGGCGGACGTCGGTGCCGACCTGGTGGGCAAGGTCGAGCAGGGGATCCCCGAGGATGACCCGCGCAACGCCGCGACCATCGCGGACAACGTGGGCGACAACGTGGGCGACTGCGCGGGCATGGCCGCGGATCTCTTCGAGTCCTACGCCGTCATGCTCGTCGCGGCCCTCATCCTCGGCAAGGCCGCGATGGGCGAGCAGGGGCTCGTCTTCCCGCTGATCGTCACGGCCATCGGCGCGTTCGTCGCGGTGCTGGGCGTCTTCATCACGCGTATCCGCGGCGAGGAGAACGGCCTGCGGGCCATCTACCGCGGGTTCTACCTCTCGGCGCTGCTCGGCGCGGTCCTCGCAGGCGTCGCGGCGTTCGCGTACCTGCCGTCGTCGTTCTCGGAGCTGTCGGGCACCGCGGACCTGGGCGACGTCACGAGCGACCCGCGCGTGGTCGCGGCGCTCGCCGTCCTCATCGGCGTGGTCCTGGCGGGCATCATCCTGTGGGTCACGGGCTACTTCACGGGCACGACGTCGAAGCCCACCCTGCACGTCGCCGCCACCTCGCGCACGGGTGCTGCCACGGTCGTCCTGTCCGGGATCGGGGTCGGGTTCGAGTCCGCGGTCTACACCGCGGGCATCATCGCGGCAGCGATCTGCGGGGTCTTCCTCATCGCGGGCGGCTCGGTGTGGCTGTCGCTCTTCCTCATCGCGCTCGCCGGCTGCGGGCTCCTGACGACGGTCGGCGTGATCGTCGCGATGGACACGTTCGGGCCCGTCTCGGACAACGCGCAAGGAATCTACGAGATGTCCGTCGGCGAGGCCGGTGACGGCGACCCGGAGGCCGCGCAGATCCTCACCGACCTCGACGCCGTGGGCAACACGACCAAGGCCATCACCAAGGGCATCGCGATCGCGACCGCCGTCCTCGCGGCGACCGCGCTGTTCGGGTCCTACGCCGACGCGGTGGGCGGGGCGCTCGCGGACATCACGAACCCGGCCGGCGGCCTCGTCGTCTCGATGCTCGACTACTCGATCATCTCGCCGATCACCCTGGTCGGCGTGATCCTCGGCGCCGCGACCGTGTTCCTGTTCTCGGGCCTCGCGATCGACGCCGTGACCCGCGCTGCCGGCGCGATCGTCTACGAGGTGCGCCGCCAGTTCCGCGAGCACCCCGGGATCATGACGTACGACGAGCGCCCCGAGTACGGCAAGGTCGTCGACATCTGCACGCGCGACTCGTTGCGCGAGCTCGCGACGCCGGGCCTCCTGGCCGCCTTCGCACCCATCGCGGTGGGCTTCGGGCTCGGCGTCGGACCGCTCGCGGGCTTCCTCGCGGGGGCCATCGGGGCGGGCGTGCTCATGGCCGTCTTCCTGGCGAACTCGGGCGGTGCGTGGGACAACGCGAAGAAGATCGTCGAGGACGGCGCGTACGGCGGCAAGGGGTCGCCCGCGCACGAGGCGACCGTCGTCGGCGACACCGTGGGCGACCCGTTCAAGGACACGGCCGGTCCGGCGATCAACCCGCTGCTCAAGGTCATGAACCTGGTCGCGGTGCTCATCGCTCCCGCCGTGGTCGCGCTGAGCGTGCCCGCGGACGCCAACCACGCGCTGCGCATCGGGATCGCCGTGGTCGCGGCGGGCATCGCGTTCGGGGCCGTCATCCTGTCGAGGCTGCGTGCGGCGCGCGTGGACCGCGAGCAGATGTCGGAGGAGCCGCAGGCGGTGCGCGCGGGCTGA